The genomic region ATCTTTTCGGTAGCCTGGGTGGTCTGACGGGAAAGCTCTTTTACTTCTCCGGCCACTACGGCAAAACCTTTGCCAGCTTCACCCGCACGAGCCGCTTCAATGGTGGCGTTTAAAGCCAACAAATTAGTTTGTTCCGCAATACTTTGAATGAGATTTACCACCTCACCGATTTCTTCTGAAGAAATACTAAGTTTATTTACGATTTCATTTGTTTCCTGAGCTTTTATGACGGCATCGTTAGCAATGTGGGCTGCTTCAGAGGTATTACGAGATATTTCGGTAATGGCTTCAACCATTTGCTCAGAAGCTGCCGAAACCGCCCGAATATTATTGTTAATAGCCTCTTCGGCCTCTTTTACTTCTTCGCCTTCTCTAGCAAGGTTTTCGGCCTTTTCCGCCACTTCTTCACCAGCCCGATATATTTGTTGAGAGGCCGAATAGACCTTGTCTGACGAGTCTACCACGTGGCTCAAAGTTTCGCGTAATCGCCTGGTCATACCTTCAAGGGCAGCCAACAGGCGGCCTATCTCATCCTGGCTGGCTTTAGGAAACTTAACGGTAAAATCGCCATTGGAAATTCTGGTTACTAAGGCCACCGCTTTATCAATAGGAGCAATGATTTTGGTTCTGGCCATCCACCAGATAGCCAGAAGTAGCATTATGCTAAAGCCCGAGATAATTACCTGATATATTCTTAATCTATGAAGGCCAGCCACCGCCTTTTCTTCAAACTTTTTTGTAAGATCATTGGCCAGGGAAAGAACTTCCAAGTTATGATCAAGGAGATACTTTAAGGCTTTTTCGTCTTGGGTTTTTATGTAAATATCAAAAGAAGTTTTAAACTTTTGCCAGGCTTGATTTAATTTTTCCCAGCTCGCTAGAATTTCAGGGTCTTTTACCGATTTAAGCCCCATACTGGTATCGCCGTCTTTTAAGGCTTTAAGACTTTTTTCAAAAAGGGCCGCGGTCTGCGTGGCTGAAGCAAAATCTTTACTTAAAATTTCTTTAGTAAGTTTTTGCACAAGCATTCTCTGTCGTCCGGCAATATTTACATATTTGGCGTCCCCTTCGTTTTTATGAAGGGACCAGAAAACTACCCCAGCGTTAAAAATGCTCAAGAAAAACATTATCAAAATGATCGCCTGCACCCGGGCTTTAATAGTATTTAATTTCATAACTATCCTCCTTGTAAAGTTCTTCACTATGTTTGTCGGCAACAATGAGAAAAACTTTAGAGAGATTTAAAAAGGAAGGATTAAACTCCATGGCATTTTCCAAAGGGGAAAATAGCCGAAACTCAGCAAGGCTCTACCAAACATTCACTAACAACCAGCCATCATCAGCCACTTACTATCTAGTCAATACGAATAGCGTTTAAGCACGCCAAAGCTGTCTCTTGAGACAGACAAATCAGCTCTACCTAAAAGCAATTAAGCAGTTGTAGCTGCCTTAGGAAAAATCACTTTCCCACTAAGACTTACATCATACCCTGATAAGCTATTAGCCAAAGTCTGAAATTCTTCATCTTGAAGAAGACCTAAAAAAGCCTGGATATTTTCTTGAAAGAAAAACTCTTTCGGTATAAGCAAATCATAGCGTTCTTGCTTAAGGGGAACAAAATCAAGCCCAAGAAGATCTGCCACTACCTTTATAGCCAGACCTGCTTGGGCTTTACCTGTTAAAACAGCTAAACCTACTTCTAAATGGCTTGCATATTCTTCACCTTCAATTTTTTCTGACGAGAGGCCTATCTTTTGTAACTCATGCTCCATCAGAACCCTTGTGCCTGTACCTTTGGGACGTAAGGCAACTCTTATTTTCTTTTTAATAAAGTCCTCTACAGAAGAAATTCCTTGAGGATTACCAGGGGAGACTACGATTCCCTGCTCTCGAAAACAAAAATTAACTACTGCAGGTAAAGGCCCTTCTAGCTTCTCCTTTAAATAGGCAAAGTTGTAGTCTCTTTCATTAGATTCCATGAGATGTGCTGTGGCTATATGACAAAGCCTTTTGGAAAGAGCCTTTAACCCACCCATACTGCCTACTGAAGCGAAAACCGCTGGATTATCAGGGAAACGACGGTTATAAAGAGCTATTGTTTTTTCAAGTAAGGGATCGTTACTGCCTATAATTACAAGAAGTCTTTCTCTGTATGCTCCTTGTTCAGGATGATTAATTACATGCTTTTCAAGCCAGGCCTCTACCAGATGCCTAGGAAAAAGCCACTTACCCGTAACTTTAGTGGCCGGAAGACCCTTTTCATTTATAAGCTGATAAACAATCTTTTCATTTACTCCTAAAAGCTCAGCTACTTCCTTGGTAGATAGATAAGATTTGGGGTTGTCTTTTGACATTTTATTCTCCTAATCGGATTATTTTCTTCCAAAATGATTTATATCAACTTGATCTACTTTAATAATCTATTATATATGTTCCAACAAAACAAATCAAAAGGGAGGTACTTGATGAAAAAATTAGCTTTTCTTTTAATTATCATGTTGTGTCTGTTTGTTGGCCAGGGATTTGCTGGCGAAAAGAAAGTCTTACGAATGGCCACTACCACCAGCACTGACAACACTGGCCTTCTAGACTATCTTGCTCCCATGTTTAAAAAAGACACTGGCATTGAACTTCAATGGATAGCTGTGGGGACAGGCAAGGCTTTACGTCTTGGGCAAAACTGCGATGTCGATATCCTTTTAGTTCACGCTCCTCCAGCCGAAAAGAAGTTCGTAGCTGCAGGTTACGGTATAAACCGCCGGGAAGTAATGTACAATGATTTTGTAATTGTTGGCCCACCTGAAGACCCTGCCGGTATTAAAGGTCTATCTGTTAAGAAAGCCCTAAAGAAAATTGCCGCTAAAAAGGCTACTTTTGTGAGCCGTGGTGATGACTCGGGCACCAACAAAAAAGAGCTAGCTCTCTGGAAAATGGCAGGTATTGACCCCAAAAAGTTGGATAAAGAACCCTGGTATATTCAAACTGGCCAGGGGATGCTGGCCACTTTAAACGTAGCGGCAGAGAAAAAAGGTTATACCCTTACCGACCGCGGAACTTACATAAAGTTCGAATACAATCATAAAGGGAATCCGCCCTTGGTTATTCTAGTGGAAGGCGACAAGGCCTTGCGCAATCAATATAGCGTCATAGAAATTAACCCTAAACGTTGCCCTAATGTTAAAAATGACCTGGCTCGCGCTTTTTCCGATTGGATAACTTCACCAAAGGTCCAAAAAGCCATTGCCGAGTTCAAACTCCTTGGTAAACAACTTTTCATCCCTAATGCCAAGTAAAAAATTTAAAAAGACCTTTAACCCTGTCACAGCGAGGCCTCCAGCGGGCCTCGCCGTGATTCCCTGTTATCACTGCGAGCGGAGCAAAGCAGTCTAAAAAACTCAAAAAGTGAAGAGGTCTACTTAGGATTAAATGGGCTACATAACTGAAGGAATTTTAAAAGCTTTTGAGCTACTGGTAACTTTTGACCCTGAAACTTATTCAGCCATAAAAGCTACTCTCAAAGTTTCAAGTTATTCTATGGCGGCAAGCCTGGCCATCGGTATTCCCCTTGGTTTTCTGCTTGGTTTCTACGAATTCCCAGGGAAAAAACCAATAAGAACTATTGTTGATACTTTGCTGGCCCTACCAACTGTGCTAATAGGCCTTTTGGTGTATGCCCTGCTTACCCAAAAAGGCCCGCTTGGAGAATATGGTCTATTATTCACTCTTCCAGGAATCGCTATAGGCCAAACTATTTTGGCTTTGCCTATTGTTATCGCCCTTACCGCCACCGCTGTAGAGAGTCTTGACCGCAATTTACGCCTTACCCTTTTATCTCTTGGTGTAAATCGAATTCAGCTTCTTTTTACCTATTTGTGGGAAGCTCGTTTTGGCATTTTAACCGCGGCGGTGGCTGCTTACGGCCGAGTATTAACAGAAGTAGGTATCTCCTTAATGGTTGGAGGGAATATCAAGTGGCATACACGTACCATTACTACCGCCATAGCTCTTGAAACATCTAAAGGCCAATTTGCCATGGGTATAGCTTTAGGCCTGGTGTTGTTAACCATTGCCCTTCTGGTGAATTTAAGTCTCTCTTTTTTTAGGAAGCGATGTTAGCTCCAATTTTTGAAATAAAAAATTTATTCCACACTTATGGCCCGAAGCCAGCCATAAAAATAGACCATTTATTGGTTGAAAAGGCTGAAATAATAGCCCTGGTAGGGCCAAATGGTGCAGGTAAAAGCACTCTCCTCAAGCTCTTAGGTTTAATCGAAAGGCCAACTTCAGGAGAAATCCTTTTTAAAGGGAAACCTGTTAGCCCTTTCAGCCAAGCTGCCAAAAATATTACCCTTCTTCCTCAGCAGCCTTTTTTATTAAAACGAAGAGTTTTTGAAAATGTGATATATGGGCTAAAAATTAGAAAAATTAAAAACAAAAACCTACTCCGACAAAAATTTCATCAGGCTTTAGAACTAGTAGGACTTCCGCCTGAAGAGTTTGCCAAAAGGCCCTGGTATGCCCTCTCAGGCGGAGAAACCCAAAGAGTAGCCCTTGCCTGCCGTCTAGCTCTGGAACCAGAAGTCCTGCTTTTAGATGAACCAACCGCAAGCGTAGATATTCATAGTGCCCTGCTAATAAAGGAAGCTATTTTAAACGCGTACCATTTATGGAACACCACTATCATCATAGCTAGTCACGACCAGGCCTGGCTTGACGAAGTACCTCACAAAACTTGGCATATCTTCAAAGGCCATGTTTTTACTAAAGAAATAAATTTTCTTTGGGGACCATGGGAAATGGCTAATGGAAAATTGATAAAAAAATTTAAAAATGGTCAAAAACTTATGTTCAATGCTCCTAGAGAAAATATAGATAAGCCCGTGGCCATTATAGAATCATCTAAAATCAAAGTACTACCACAAAAAGATAAGAAATCTTTAAAAATGACCATTAAACAAATAAATAAAGAGATCAATTGTAAAGACCTAAAAATAACGGCTTCGCTGGAAGATATTTCCTTAAATTTCAAAATAAATGAAAATTTATTGAAAAAGTACAATTTCTGGCCAGGCGAACCTATATATGTAGATTTACCTGACCAGGTAACCTGGCTTTAATGTTTAAAACTTTTGACCCAAAATGGTCTAGCCTCAAGGGCATGTTTAGCTGACACTTCTTTCAAAGTAAAGATATATTTTATACCTTTGTTTTGCATAAGGAATTCTTCTAAAACTTGTATTGGCTCTCCAAATTTTACAACTTGAGCTACTTGTACTTCTGGATATTTCTCTTTCCAGAATTCTAGACCTTCTTTAGCCCTTAGTCGAAATTTATCCCGCCATTTTTGAGTATGTTCTGAATCTTTAGCATGCATAGTTTGCATAAAAATATTTAAAACAATCAACTCCGTATTCATATTTTTAGCCATATCAAAAGCTTGTCTCATAAGGCGTTCTGGAAAATTTGCTCCCTCACAGACTACTAAAACTTTCTTTCCTCTTAGCCGAGCAATAATTTTAACCGCTTTATAGAATTCGCTGGCTTCAGCAAAAGTAGCAGCAGTGGCCACTTCAATGGATTGTTCAAGCAAATTCTCAACTGCTCTTGTTTTAATTTTTACATCAGACGTAGGCGAAACAGCCAACCATCTTAAAGCCTCTTCAAATTCTCCAGCCTCAGCGAAAGCTGAAGCCGCAAAAATTCGATGCCAAAACGGAAGTTTTTCGGAAAAACCCAGATTCCATTCACGAGCCCATTTCTGGGCAATATCAAATTCCCCAGCCTCTGCAAAAGTCTTCACTACGAAAGAGTCTATAAACTGACGCAAAATGTTTGAAAATTTGGCCATTTCTCTAACTCCTTTGAGACTATTTTTTTAAAGTTATACAAATAAAAGGACACATAAATTCCCTGTTTATTTTATTAGCCAAAGCTTTTAAACGCGGGGTATTACTAGAAGAAATAACCATTTTAATATTTTTAGTTTGTCTAAGATAAACGGGCAAAATTCTATTCAACTCTTTATTTGTCAAATCAGCTTGCCAAAAAATATCTTTTAGTTCTTTAACAAAAAGATCTTCTGATATTTTTCCTTTCCATATTATTTTTAATGCACTCCTATTAGCCAAACATAGTTTTTTCACATAAGAAATAACCTTATGAGAAAGGTTATCTCCTTCTCCAACTAGTACAATCCAACCGTTTAAATCCTTAGCTATTTCTTTAGCACAGTCAAACTCTCCCGCTTCCGCAAAGGCGGCAGCGCTAAAAGAGTCCTCCCATTCTTTGTTTATACGTTGCCATATTTTCATATAAACCTCCAACTAACACAAATTTTATCTTCAAAAAGCATGCCAGTTTATAAAAAGCTGATAAAAATAAAATAGAGATTGGACAGACTAATAAAGGGAAAATTTTACGTTAAAAAGAGCAACATTAATATTGCATATTGCAACGCCTAAAATATAAAATCTTTGTCTAAGCCATATTTTTTTAGCTTCCTCCAGAGGGAGACCCGATCAATACCCAAAATTTTAGCCGCTTTAGTTTTATTGCCTTTGGTTTCCTTTAAAATCCATTTAATATAGGCCAATTCGTGCTCTTCAAGAGTAGGATAATGACCGTCTTTTCTCCTAAAAGTATGAATTTCCAAAGTTTTTAATTCCTCAGGTAAACAGGTGAGATCAAGAACCTCACCTCGAGCTAAAGCAACTCCTCGTTCGATAATATTTTCTAATTCTCTGACATTTCCAGGAAAGTCGTACTGTTGCAAACTGTGAAGAACCTCCGGAGCAATTTCTTTTACGTTTTTATTCATAGCTTTAGCGTGGCGCCTCAGAAAATAGTAAGCAAGAACAGGGATATCTTCTTTTCGTTCTGCTAGAGGAGGTAAATGAAGATGAACCACATTTAAACGATAATAAAGATCCTGTCTAAAAGAGCCAAGTTCTACCATCTTTTTTAGGTTGCGATTAGTAGCGGCAATAAAACGTACATTAACTTTTATAGGTTTTAGACCGCCAATCCTATAAAATTCATGTTCTTGTAGTAGGCGTAACAACTTAACTTGCATAGAAGGAGACATTTCGGCAATTTCGTCAAAAAAGAGAGTTCCACCATCAGCCTGCTCTACAAGACCCATTTTCGTTTGTGATGCGCCAGTAAAAGCACCTTTTTCATAACCAAATAATTCACTAGCTAAAAGTTCTTCAGAAAAAACCCCACAATTTATAGCTATAAACGGTTTATCTTTTCTATTGCTAGCTTCATGGATAAAACGAGCAAATAACTCTTTTCCTGTACCAGATTCCCCTGTTATGAGTACTACACAATCAGTTTTAGCAATTTGTAAAGCAGTGTTTAGCAAGTCTTGCATATATTGATTGTGAGTAATAATTTTAACCTTTCCCTTCAAACTTTCGATTTCCTGTTTTAACAATTTATTTTCTTTCTTTAATTTAACTTTCTCCATAGCCTCAGCAATTATCTTTCGGACTTCATCTAATTTAAATGGCTTAGAAATATAATGAAACGCACCGGATTTTAAAGCCTCTATAGCAGAATCAATGGTAGCATAAGCAGTTATTATAACTGTTTCAGCCTCTGGCTGATAATACTTCATGGCTTTAAGCAATTCTAGACCATCTATTTTTTCCATTTTAAGATCAGTAAGTAAAACATCAAACTCTTTTCTTTTTATTAATTCTAACGCTTCGACACTATCACTAGTGGCTACAATGTTATAATTTTCTTTTTTAAAGATATAAGTTAGATTTTGTAGTGCGACTCTTTCGTCATCAACTATCAATATTTTCCCTTTATATTTTTTTTCTGAATTTAAAGACACGACAATCCTCCCTCTATGCTATTTTCATCTGTCGTATTACGTGGAATAAATATGTAAAAGCATGTTCCTTCTCCTTCCTTGCTTTCTACTTTAATAGTTCCTCCATGACGAGAAACAATTTCATTTACTAAATATAGACCTAGTCCAGATCCTTTTACTCCTTTAGTAGTAAAAAAAGGATCGAAAATCTTATTCAAGATATTTGTAGGTATTCCACAACCATTATCTTTAACAGTAACAACAACTCCTTCTCGACCATGATCAAAATAAGCTTTAACTAAAATATGACCATCGTCTTCTAGAGCATCAATGGCATTAGATAATAAGTTTATTAGTACTTGCTGAAATTTCTTTTTATCTACATAAATATTTAAACCTTTATCCACATCAATATCTATTTTTAAATTAGTTTTTATTCTGTCTTTTAAGATAGATAGCACTTCTTGTATCACTTGATACAAATTAATTTCTTCTAATTTAAGATTGCGATATCTCGACAATTCTAGCAAGGACAACACAATATCTCTAGCTCGCCATATTTCCCGATCTATTTGTTCAATAAAAGCTTTAGCCGTATTTTTGTCCATGTTTTCTATATCTTCCAACAATATTTGGCAACTAGAAGATGCATTCGATAAAGGATTATTAAGTTCATGAGCCACACCAAAAAGCAAAGTACCTAATGATGCCAACTTTTCTGACTGAACTAACTGAGACTTTCTTGCTTCTAATTCTTGCAAAATTATATTTAGCGTTTTAATAACCGATCTTATTTCCTTATCTTTTGTTCTTGGACAATCAATAGAAAGTTTTTGAGTCTTCAAAATCTTTTTCATACATTCTTCTAAATTTTCTAAAGGAGAAACTACTCTCCTGGCCATAAAATATCCTACTCCACTTATTATACCAATAGATATTAAAGCAAAAATAAAAAGATATACAATCAATTTTTCAAATATACCATCTATAATAGCTAATTCCTTGTCTCTCAAATCCTTACTTATAATGACCAAATCATGACCTAATTTCCTCATTTCGTTAGCATCAATAGTATTCAGATTAACCAAATAGGAGAAATATTTATTTAATTTTTCAATCAATTCCTTAGCTTTATCATCATCTATTTGAAAAAATAAACTTTTATGCTTTTGCAAAGTTTTAATAGCTTTATTAGTTAACTCTTTAGTCTTTTGTAAATCTTCCTTGCTATTATAAAGAAAAAAATTTTTTTCATATCGTCTAACATCAAGTAAGTTTTGAGTGAAGCAATCTATTGTTTCTAAATTTTTAATCTTATGCCAAAGAGAGTTCAAACTAATATAGGATAAAATTAAAGAAAGAAACAAGGGAATCAATAATACCAAATATCCTATCTGGATTTTAAAACGCAGGCTGGTCTCCATATGGCCTGACCCCCAAAATTATTAATCCGAGCATTTTTTAATTAACAAAGTGTCATCGCTAACATAATCGCTAAGGCTAAGTAACTCTCGCCGTCACTGCGAGGCCTCGTTAGAGACCGAAGCCGTCTCACAGACCCCTTCGCTGCGCTCGGGACAATGATTGCTTCGCTTCGCTCGCAATGATTCAATTGTCGCCTATTTAAATGACTCCATTCCTGTGAAAACATCGACCAATAACCACCAACTCTAGTTCAAGAGAGATTCCTGTGCGTGGTCAAAGCCTACAATTTGTTGTGCCTGCTGGTGGTCGGTCAGGTTAATATCGCGCTCTTTGGCTTCAGTGGGGGCTACGACCTTACCTCGCTGTTTTATGCCGCTACCACTTTATACCCAAGTCTTTCTGCTTCTTCTTTTATTTTTGTCAATAATCTCTCCCTATTTATCTGCTTCAGATGATTTGCCCCTAATTCCCTGTATTCCTGACCCTCTTTGATGATAAAATACACCGCTTTCAATATCTTATGCGCTATGGCCCCTATGGCTTTCTTAGGCCCTCGACGAGCACGAAGTTGCCTATATTTTGCCGCATAATATGTCCCTTTCTTCCTCGTGGCCGCCCAAGACACCTCTATCAAAACGCTTCTTAAAGGATGTTTCTTTACCGGGCTCTTGCCGCTAATCCTCTTTCCTCCACTTTCGTTATTCCCTGGACAAACTCCTGCCCAACTGGCTAGCGCCCTCTCATTTGGAAAACTTCTCAGATCCGGCCCTACTTCTGCCAAAATAGCTCGCGCTGAAACTTCACTTACTCCTGGTATCCCTTTTAATCTCTCTATTAAATCTTCATGGTGTCTCATTACTTCCTTGATCCTTATATCCATAATCCCTATCTCTTTTTCCAGAGTCTCTATTATGCTTAAGAGCGAATGCAAAAGAAAACGATGATGCTCTTCGAAAAAGCCACAAATAGAGCGATAGAGCTCTTCTACTTTCTTCTTAAGTTTCCCTTTAGCACAACCCTAACTTCTTCAAGGCTAGGCTTGGGGGTCTCTAAAAGTAATCTCATGATTTGACGACCTGTTTCCCCAAACAAATCTGAAACTACATTGTCTAGCTTAATATTTGCTGATTCAAAAAGCTTTTGAACTCTTTTCTTATAATCAGCAAGCGTTTTGACATG from Thermodesulfatator indicus DSM 15286 harbors:
- a CDS encoding energy-coupling factor ABC transporter ATP-binding protein, whose translation is MLAPIFEIKNLFHTYGPKPAIKIDHLLVEKAEIIALVGPNGAGKSTLLKLLGLIERPTSGEILFKGKPVSPFSQAAKNITLLPQQPFLLKRRVFENVIYGLKIRKIKNKNLLRQKFHQALELVGLPPEEFAKRPWYALSGGETQRVALACRLALEPEVLLLDEPTASVDIHSALLIKEAILNAYHLWNTTIIIASHDQAWLDEVPHKTWHIFKGHVFTKEINFLWGPWEMANGKLIKKFKNGQKLMFNAPRENIDKPVAIIESSKIKVLPQKDKKSLKMTIKQINKEINCKDLKITASLEDISLNFKINENLLKKYNFWPGEPIYVDLPDQVTWL
- a CDS encoding transposase produces the protein MDIRIKEVMRHHEDLIERLKGIPGVSEVSARAILAEVGPDLRSFPNERALASWAGVCPGNNESGGKRISGKSPVKKHPLRSVLIEVSWAATRKKGTYYAAKYRQLRARRGPKKAIGAIAHKILKAVYFIIKEGQEYRELGANHLKQINRERLLTKIKEEAERLGYKVVAA
- a CDS encoding substrate-binding domain-containing protein, whose amino-acid sequence is MKKLAFLLIIMLCLFVGQGFAGEKKVLRMATTTSTDNTGLLDYLAPMFKKDTGIELQWIAVGTGKALRLGQNCDVDILLVHAPPAEKKFVAAGYGINRREVMYNDFVIVGPPEDPAGIKGLSVKKALKKIAAKKATFVSRGDDSGTNKKELALWKMAGIDPKKLDKEPWYIQTGQGMLATLNVAAEKKGYTLTDRGTYIKFEYNHKGNPPLVILVEGDKALRNQYSVIEINPKRCPNVKNDLARAFSDWITSPKVQKAIAEFKLLGKQLFIPNAK
- a CDS encoding universal stress protein translates to MAKFSNILRQFIDSFVVKTFAEAGEFDIAQKWAREWNLGFSEKLPFWHRIFAASAFAEAGEFEEALRWLAVSPTSDVKIKTRAVENLLEQSIEVATAATFAEASEFYKAVKIIARLRGKKVLVVCEGANFPERLMRQAFDMAKNMNTELIVLNIFMQTMHAKDSEHTQKWRDKFRLRAKEGLEFWKEKYPEVQVAQVVKFGEPIQVLEEFLMQNKGIKYIFTLKEVSAKHALEARPFWVKSFKH
- a CDS encoding methyl-accepting chemotaxis protein; translated protein: MKLNTIKARVQAIILIMFFLSIFNAGVVFWSLHKNEGDAKYVNIAGRQRMLVQKLTKEILSKDFASATQTAALFEKSLKALKDGDTSMGLKSVKDPEILASWEKLNQAWQKFKTSFDIYIKTQDEKALKYLLDHNLEVLSLANDLTKKFEEKAVAGLHRLRIYQVIISGFSIMLLLAIWWMARTKIIAPIDKAVALVTRISNGDFTVKFPKASQDEIGRLLAALEGMTRRLRETLSHVVDSSDKVYSASQQIYRAGEEVAEKAENLAREGEEVKEAEEAINNNIRAVSAASEQMVEAITEISRNTSEAAHIANDAVIKAQETNEIVNKLSISSEEIGEVVNLIQSIAEQTNLLALNATIEAARAGEAGKGFAVVAGEVKELSRQTTQATEKITQKIQAIQTDARASVKAIEEITEIISRINDISNMIASAVEEQTAMMGEISQAANMSAESVDQIKEKVEKMSVAIQETAEKGLKSKALSEEMITLAGRLKELASKFKV
- a CDS encoding sensor histidine kinase, which produces METSLRFKIQIGYLVLLIPLFLSLILSYISLNSLWHKIKNLETIDCFTQNLLDVRRYEKNFFLYNSKEDLQKTKELTNKAIKTLQKHKSLFFQIDDDKAKELIEKLNKYFSYLVNLNTIDANEMRKLGHDLVIISKDLRDKELAIIDGIFEKLIVYLFIFALISIGIISGVGYFMARRVVSPLENLEECMKKILKTQKLSIDCPRTKDKEIRSVIKTLNIILQELEARKSQLVQSEKLASLGTLLFGVAHELNNPLSNASSSCQILLEDIENMDKNTAKAFIEQIDREIWRARDIVLSLLELSRYRNLKLEEINLYQVIQEVLSILKDRIKTNLKIDIDVDKGLNIYVDKKKFQQVLINLLSNAIDALEDDGHILVKAYFDHGREGVVVTVKDNGCGIPTNILNKIFDPFFTTKGVKGSGLGLYLVNEIVSRHGGTIKVESKEGEGTCFYIFIPRNTTDENSIEGGLSCL
- a CDS encoding sigma-54-dependent transcriptional regulator — protein: MSLNSEKKYKGKILIVDDERVALQNLTYIFKKENYNIVATSDSVEALELIKRKEFDVLLTDLKMEKIDGLELLKAMKYYQPEAETVIITAYATIDSAIEALKSGAFHYISKPFKLDEVRKIIAEAMEKVKLKKENKLLKQEIESLKGKVKIITHNQYMQDLLNTALQIAKTDCVVLITGESGTGKELFARFIHEASNRKDKPFIAINCGVFSEELLASELFGYEKGAFTGASQTKMGLVEQADGGTLFFDEIAEMSPSMQVKLLRLLQEHEFYRIGGLKPIKVNVRFIAATNRNLKKMVELGSFRQDLYYRLNVVHLHLPPLAERKEDIPVLAYYFLRRHAKAMNKNVKEIAPEVLHSLQQYDFPGNVRELENIIERGVALARGEVLDLTCLPEELKTLEIHTFRRKDGHYPTLEEHELAYIKWILKETKGNKTKAAKILGIDRVSLWRKLKKYGLDKDFIF
- a CDS encoding helix-turn-helix transcriptional regulator, which codes for MSKDNPKSYLSTKEVAELLGVNEKIVYQLINEKGLPATKVTGKWLFPRHLVEAWLEKHVINHPEQGAYRERLLVIIGSNDPLLEKTIALYNRRFPDNPAVFASVGSMGGLKALSKRLCHIATAHLMESNERDYNFAYLKEKLEGPLPAVVNFCFREQGIVVSPGNPQGISSVEDFIKKKIRVALRPKGTGTRVLMEHELQKIGLSSEKIEGEEYASHLEVGLAVLTGKAQAGLAIKVVADLLGLDFVPLKQERYDLLIPKEFFFQENIQAFLGLLQDEEFQTLANSLSGYDVSLSGKVIFPKAATTA
- a CDS encoding ABC transporter permease, encoding MGYITEGILKAFELLVTFDPETYSAIKATLKVSSYSMAASLAIGIPLGFLLGFYEFPGKKPIRTIVDTLLALPTVLIGLLVYALLTQKGPLGEYGLLFTLPGIAIGQTILALPIVIALTATAVESLDRNLRLTLLSLGVNRIQLLFTYLWEARFGILTAAVAAYGRVLTEVGISLMVGGNIKWHTRTITTAIALETSKGQFAMGIALGLVLLTIALLVNLSLSFFRKRC